A window of Opisthocomus hoazin isolate bOpiHoa1 chromosome 3, bOpiHoa1.hap1, whole genome shotgun sequence genomic DNA:
ATAAAATTCACTCCGGTCTATGCTATTTAAAATTATAGTTATTCTCTGAATTTCTGTAGGCTTCAACTTTATTTGGTGGTAGTTTTCTTTGGTGGTAGTTTTTCTTAGAAATGGACAAGGAATTCTAAACAGAATACATAATTTTGTTTGGCTTGTGCTTATATCAGTCTTTAATGCTTTTTCTCTCTGGTACAGTTCACACAATCAATCATATCCCTGTTAATGCATAGAGGCATGAAAACAGCTTTTAGTTAATTGCCATGTGCAAGCAATCAACTTTGATTGGTTTGGGATTGGTCTTCAACTGGAGAATGACATTTGGGGAGCTAGGAGGAAAAGATCTTTTGTCTGTCAGAGTGCCTTAAAAAGGCATTGTTTTGCCTGTTTTCAGACTTGGGAGAAAGGCCCTGCACATGCTCACGCTCGCATATATAATGCAATAGAAAAACACTCTAAACCTGCCTTTTCTGGGACCCTTCACAACCTCTGACTTGAGCTCACAGGGCAGTTGAGAGAAGTTGTCATAGCTGAGACAAAGCAGTCCAAAGGCAAGACTGCAAAAATTATGTAGGACAATTGACCTCAGCATTGCGCCAGGAAGGCGGCTTCTGAAGAAAGGGAAACGGTCAGAAAGTTACCTGGTTTACACTGTTCTGTGTTTTGTGCCGTTCACTGTGCTGACATGAACTAAAATTTAAGCCTGTAATAGGTGGACTGGATTTTGCCTGTTTTAACTTGGCTTTGAGTATCTCTTCTTGGAATGGGTCTGCTGGTTTCAGGGGATGAACAGTGGCAGACTGAACCCCAAAGGATTGCATCACCTTAAGCCGTGACATGTAGCAGAATAGAAGTTACGCTTTAAATTGAACTAACTCCACTGTCTCCTCTTTGCTGCAGGTGGTGGATGTGGACTTTACAGCAGTGTGTCTCAACATCTCATCCTCAACTATCTATTTTTAATGATTGCACTACAAAAGAAAAGCTGCTAATGGGATAAATGTTGAGACTTTACAAATACTGACTTGAAGTACCGAAAGCCATTATTATTGATCAAGAAGAGCTTGAAGCTAAGTCTGTATCTGACCAGTCAGTATCATTTTCACATAACAGGCATGGCAAGTAAACGAAAATCAACAACACCGTGCATGGTCTTAGCCAACGAGCAGGATCTGGATCTAGAAATGGTATCAGACTTGGAGGAAGGACCACCTGTACTTGCGCCAGCAGATAACCCTACAGCAGAGAGCGTAACAAGTGATGAGGATGTTCATGAGTACGTGGATTCAGACAATCAGAAAAATACGAATAAAGTAGAAGGTGGTTACGAGTGTAAATACTGTACTTTTCAGACACCAGATCTCAATATGTTTACTTTTCACGTGGATTCAGAACATCCCAACGTAGTATTAAATTCGTCCTACGTTTGTGTAGAATGCAATTTCCTTACCAAAAGATACGATGCGCTCTCAGAACACAATTTGAAGTACCATCCTGGAGAGGAGAATTTTAAATTAACCATGGTGAAACGTAATAATCAGACAATCTTTGAGCAAACAGTAAACGATCTCACTTTTGATGGGAGTTTTGTTAGAGAAGAAAATGCTGAACAGGCCGACTCTTCTGACGTCCCCTCATCAGGGATCTCGATTAGCAAAACTCCTATtatgaaaatgatgaaaaacaaaactgagactAAACGTATCGCTGTTTTCCACAATGTAGTTGATGACATTCCTGGTGAAGAAAAGGGAACTGAAAATGAGCCAAACTCCGAAGAAGCAGTAGAAAACCCAGCACCGGCAGTTTCCGAGTCAAAAGCAAGCCATTCAGTTGTTTGCAGTGCAGCAGATGTGGCTAGCGCGGTAGTGCATCCAGCACCAGTGCTTCAGCCTGGGGTGGCACAAGTTATAACAGCTGTTACGGCTCCGCAGAACTCCAACCTGATTCCAAAAGTCCTAATACCTGTAAACAGCATTCCAGCCTATAATAGTGCTTTGGATAACAATCCGCTTTTGCTGAACACCTACAACAAATTCCCATATCCAACCATGTCGGAAATCACTGTTCTTTCCACTCAAGCTAAGTACACAGAGGAACAGATTAAAATATGGTTTTCTGCCCAGCGTCTGAAACACGGTGTGAGCTGGACACCGGAGGAAGTGGAGGAAGCAAGGAGGAAACAATTTAATGGCACCGTGCATACTGTGCCACAGACAATTACCGTTATCCCAGCACACATTTCCGCCGCTAGCAATGGTTTACCTTCAATTTTACAGACATGCCAAATAGTTGGTCAGCCAGGACTTGTTCTCACTCAAGTTGCAGGTGCAAATACGTTACCAGTAACAGCCCCAATAGCTTTGACTGTAGCAGGGGTCCCaaaccaaacacaattacagAAGAGTCAGATTCACACTGCTCAGCCTGTTGCAGAAACCAAACAAGTAGCTGCCGTTCCAGCCCCTCAGCCTATCAAAAATGAATCTGCGCTGATGAATCCCGACTCTTTCGGCATCAGAGCAAAAAAAACTAAGGAACAACTGGCAGAATTGAAAGTCAGCTACCTTAAAAATCAGTTTCCTCAAGATTCAGAAATTGTTAGACTTATGAAAATAACGGGCCTGACTAAAGGAGAGATCAAAAAGTGGTTCAGCGATACACGCTACAATCAGAGGAACTCAAAGAATAATCACGGGATTCATCTCAACAGTGATTCATGTGCCACCATTGTTATTGATTCAAGCGATGAAATGAATGAGTCCCCAACGGGAGTCGCTCCACAGAGCAAGTCATCGTGGAGTGCTTTCCCTGATTTCACCCCGCAGAAATTCAAAGAGAAGACTGCTGAACAGCTGCAAGTCCTCCAGGCAAGTTTTCTTAATAACCCTATCCTCACTGATGAAGAAATGAACAGGTTAAGAGCCCAAACCAAACTGACCAGGAGAGAGATTGATGCCTGGttcacagaaagaaggaaatcaaATGCCTTAAAGGAAGAGGGAGCTGACTTGAATGAGAGCAATGCCTGCAGCTCAAAAGAAGAGGCTGGAGAAACGTCTGTGGGAGatggagcagcaggagcaaaatCAGGGTGTTCCGCTTCaagcaaaataagcaaaaaatcaCCGGAGCAGTTGCACATGCTTAAAAGTTCTTTTGTCCGTACTCAGTGGCCATCTCCACAAGAGTACAACAAGCTGGCAGAAGAAACTGGGCTCCCAAGATCAGAAATTGTGAGCTGGTTTGGAGATACTCGCTATGCCTGGAAAAATGGTGGACTGAAGTGGTATTATTATTACCAGAGCGCCAACGCAAACAGTCTGAACGGCCAAGGCTTTGCaaggaagagagggagaggaagaccaaaagggagggggagagggaggcctCGGGGGAGGCCTCGGGGCAGCAAGAGGTTAAATTGCTGGGACAGAGGTGTGTCTGTCATAAAATTCAAAACTGGAACAGCAATCCTGAAGGACTACTATATGAAGCACAAATTCCTTAATGAGCAAGACCTCGATGAACTGGTAGCCAAATCTCACATGGGATATGAGCAGGTCAGAGAGTGGTttgcagaaaggcagagaaggttAGAACTTGGAATAGAGCTGTTTGATGAGAATGAGGAGGAAGACGAAATGCTGGAAGAtcaggaagatgaggaagaaacagATGATAGTGATACTTGGGAACCCCCCCGACATGTTAAGCGTAAACTTTCAAAATCAGACTGATGTGCAATTTGAGAGTTGGGGGCCAAAAAACCTATGAATTAGGTTTGATGCTATGGTGAAGAGCCAAATGATTTTTCATGGCCTTCGGTTTAGCAAGCACCTGCTTAGCATCTTCCTTCCACCTAAAAGAACATGGGCAAGATGCTTCCTGTGCAGGCAACAACTGTTTGCTTCCTTGCTACAAGAGGTGGACATCCTCAGGCCTAGCCTAGGACATGGGGTTGTGAATCAGATGCAGttcagctcctcctcttccacGTTACCGATGGGAAGGTTCACGTTAATCATTCACATGACTGCTTCTCAATATTTAATTGCCTTATGTGTTTAATTCCAAAAAAatacagacacttttttttttcattgatgtaGGAGAACATTGCCTGCTCATGAAGGAGGAAAATACAAAAACCTAAGATGTCTTTTGCAAACATCGCTTCACCTGAAAGGTTTCAAGGCCTGGGTTTGTTTCTTAAGGAAAGAGTTCGAAACAAAAGAGACGGGGAAAAGTGTGACAAAGGAATCGGTGAACCTAGGGGTGAGGATTGCTTGGTTTAAGAAAATGAGGTGATAGTGGCACCTTTTGCATATCTAAAGAGTGTTTTGGGTTTACAGAACTTGTGCTGAAATGTTTCTTGTTGATAATTATGAGCTAACTGAAGGAGTCTAATGctagaaaatgcttttcattacATTTAATCCGTGTATCCTACATCAGTTTAATTTAAATGCCTGACAGACTTGATGCAGTTTTTAGCTTGTGCATTCTTTCTTTTGCTGGAAATGGTAAGAAAAGTATGTATATTTCTAGCTAAAAAGAACAATTTCTTGAAATCTTACACTGAATTTTAAGGTGAACGTGAGGCAGAAACTGCCTAGAAGTCATTCAGAGTTGCCTAGGAGTTTGTAAGAATACACCGATACAGAGACGAAGAGTGTCTTCAGGTGCTAGTAAGGAAGGTTTTCAAGTAAGTTGTGGCAATGACATGAtgtttaattttcaaaaaaaaattaagttatatGGCTTTTGGATGCTTAGGAATGGTAAACATCCTAGTGTTCAATTGTGCTTCAGCGATAGCCCAGTTGAATGGTTTGTGTGCAGATCGAACTTAAATTCATCCGAATGGAATGAGCTCGCCTCTGTGCCAATTGTTCTTAGGGCTGCTGGGTGAATGCACTTATTTTTAGAGGTGGTTTGATCTACCTGAACTAAACTCCAGAAATAGTTTCATCTGATAGGAAACATCTACATCTCGAGTAAGTGTCATAAAAATAGAGGGGGGGAACCATTTAAGACATTGAAATCATAGCAGAGTCTGAATTACCAACTTAAAAACAATGGGCCAAATTCATGAAGTTAGTTTAGGCAGATGTCTGGCATACTAGAGAACTAGTACTCCAAGGAAGAGCCGTTTGTCGCCTTGCTGTTGTCGGTCTGCATTTTTTAGGGAGAAGTTACTTTATATTTAGATGTCAAAAGATGATGATTAATTGGTGGTGCTGTCGCCAGCATTGTCTGCTTTTACACTGACACTAATGAAAAGGACACTCGCAATCTCCCTTGGCACATCTGTCAgcatcttctctgtaggcttctgcATCTGATGACCAATGAGAGGCAGATTAGGGTAGAGAAAATGTGTCCTAATGTTTCTACATTTCCAAAAACCTAATCTGGAATTACTCTTTCTTTCTCACTGTGATAACTGTCAAAAGGCCAAGAAAGTCCTTTTAGTCATGATTTTCTGAAGCAGAGGAGTCTGTGTTAAATCTGTTTTTCATACGTGATTGTGGGTGAAACCCAAGCCAAAGCAAGAAAGGGAATAACATCTGACAAAAAAAGTTTTGTTAGCTCACCTTCCTCTTTGGATGCTTGTAGCTGTCCTTCTGCTCCCAGATTGAACAGGCTGCCTGAGCTGCAGGAGGATGTTCTGCCTGAAAGCCGTTTACTAGCGTGAGCTCTTCTGACTGTTTGAGATTGCACCTCACCGATTCGAGTCTTGGAAGCCAGGGAACAGTTTCCCTGCcattgctggaaagaaaaaaggcaaagtgGCCAGCAGTGCTAGAGAGGACTAGCCAAGAATCCCTCGGTTTAActttggggtgggggagaagcAAAACTGCGTTGTCAGCGTATTTCCTTGGAGTGCTTATGAAGCAAAACTGCGTTGTCAGCGTATTTCCTTGGAGTGCTTATGACTCTGGCTGTGAGGTGGTGCAAGAGAGCTCAGGATCTGTCCTTTTCAGCTTTGGCTGCTGCATGTGGTTGGGGGGTGTTCCGATGTGGCTTGTGATGATGGTATGGATGAGGCTGTTGCAGATGCCAGCAGATAAGGCTTGTGTTAGCTTCAAGCTCCACCGGGAATACAGGGTCAAAAATCAGTGCTTGCTGAGTGGGAAAGGACAAGGCTAGTAGGGAAGGAGATGCTATTTTTAAGTTTCCAAAAATATTAAATCCTTAAAATCCTTGGGAATATGCAAGCAAAATCTGGAGTTGCCTTAATCCTTAAGGTTGACCCAGAATTAATATTCTttcggggggggggaacaaaccaCAACCCCACCCAAGCAACCTCCCCAAATATCTCCGTTTTTTGTTAGCAGGGACTGCATTTAGGTTACCATTAAATTTGACCTTCTTTAAAAGATAGTAAAAAATAAAGATCCAAGTTAATTATATGATTAAACTGGGAAATTTTCCATTTTGGCAGTGTTCTGTTAAATAACACTCAGCTACAATGGTAGGCCTTAGCACATCTGGTCTGAAAAACACAGGAAGAGGAAATACATTGTTTATCAAACTAAATATAGTTGGATTGGACATCTTCTTTCAGTAAAACAGTCAGACATGGTGGTTGATGTATACTGGGCCAGATTTTCAGTTGCTGTAAATATTACAGTTCCATGTATTTCACTGGTTATTATAGTATTTACGGCCCATTGAGGAGCACCATCTCTTCGCagaatataaaatttaaattaaaccaTGTGCTGCGGACCAGCTGACAAGAGATGCTGAGTATCTGTATTTCCTCTGGGCTGCGTGCACATTGTTAGCCTTTCAGTTGTGCCAAGGATGACAAAAATCTGGGTGGGTTTAGCCTGAAGGCAGCAGTTGTATGCATTCATTATTGCTCATAATCTGTCTGTCATTTCTGTTTGAGCAAACAGAGTCCATTAATTACCAGTTCATTTCGTATTTACAGCATGTGCATATTTGCACTGCATACTGGGAGCCTCCTTCCAGAGGCCTCCCGCATCAGGACTGGTAGGAGGAGCATTGGAAAGAGCTGTCAGTGTGCTGGTCTGTTTCATCCATGAGTTGTGGTCGTGGCTGGTGGGAAGTGAGAGCTACTGGTACCAGCGGTTTAGCCCAGATTCTCCTTTGCTAGGTGCCCAAGGCACTCTGTATGGTCACCTGAAAGAAACAGAGATCACCTGGTGGGTGGAGAGGACGTGGTGCCTTCTCATTCTGCCACTTACATATGGGAAACTTCCTGAGCTTCAGCACATCAGCAAGTGTCTTAATTTATGACAACTCTGAGCATTGCTGTGCTCGTCAGCAGTGCACCCCTGCAGCCCGGCTCCCACTTGTGGCTTATGCACACCTGCAAGATGTTTTGGAAGCTGCTTGGACTGAGCTACATTGgcagtggggagggaaggggcaagAAAGTACCACTGCCCTGGGGTGGGTGTCCATGTGGGGTTTTGTTGATTTCCCTGCTCAGTGGAGAACTGCGTGTAGGTGAGCCTGGTGTAtgtcttctgtgtttctgtggagCTTTGCCTCTTAGGTTTGAGCTAGTTGGGAGCCAGGCTTCAGTGATTGTCATTGTCAGGGAGACAGAAGAGCTCTTTGATCTTGCTGAGATCTTACCTCTGGGTGGCTGGTTTGTTCTCAGTCTTTGCTGTTCCTTTAGAGCTAAGGTAGAGCTTTCCTCTTCGTCTGCTGTTTCTGCCAGGAGCTCTTGATCTGATGACGCTAGTTACTGCTGTCTCTGCAATTTAGCTAAAGAGGGAGTAAAGATAATCCTGT
This region includes:
- the ZHX1 gene encoding zinc fingers and homeoboxes protein 1, translated to MASKRKSTTPCMVLANEQDLDLEMVSDLEEGPPVLAPADNPTAESVTSDEDVHEYVDSDNQKNTNKVEGGYECKYCTFQTPDLNMFTFHVDSEHPNVVLNSSYVCVECNFLTKRYDALSEHNLKYHPGEENFKLTMVKRNNQTIFEQTVNDLTFDGSFVREENAEQADSSDVPSSGISISKTPIMKMMKNKTETKRIAVFHNVVDDIPGEEKGTENEPNSEEAVENPAPAVSESKASHSVVCSAADVASAVVHPAPVLQPGVAQVITAVTAPQNSNLIPKVLIPVNSIPAYNSALDNNPLLLNTYNKFPYPTMSEITVLSTQAKYTEEQIKIWFSAQRLKHGVSWTPEEVEEARRKQFNGTVHTVPQTITVIPAHISAASNGLPSILQTCQIVGQPGLVLTQVAGANTLPVTAPIALTVAGVPNQTQLQKSQIHTAQPVAETKQVAAVPAPQPIKNESALMNPDSFGIRAKKTKEQLAELKVSYLKNQFPQDSEIVRLMKITGLTKGEIKKWFSDTRYNQRNSKNNHGIHLNSDSCATIVIDSSDEMNESPTGVAPQSKSSWSAFPDFTPQKFKEKTAEQLQVLQASFLNNPILTDEEMNRLRAQTKLTRREIDAWFTERRKSNALKEEGADLNESNACSSKEEAGETSVGDGAAGAKSGCSASSKISKKSPEQLHMLKSSFVRTQWPSPQEYNKLAEETGLPRSEIVSWFGDTRYAWKNGGLKWYYYYQSANANSLNGQGFARKRGRGRPKGRGRGRPRGRPRGSKRLNCWDRGVSVIKFKTGTAILKDYYMKHKFLNEQDLDELVAKSHMGYEQVREWFAERQRRLELGIELFDENEEEDEMLEDQEDEEETDDSDTWEPPRHVKRKLSKSD